In a genomic window of Dehalococcoidia bacterium:
- a CDS encoding AMP-binding protein, whose amino-acid sequence MYEKKPWLQFYGDVPQSLDYPRVTMYEALMQTAARYPQRLAFDFMDCTSTYEQFAKDIDTCSNALAALGLKKGDRITISMPTSPQGLICFYAANKLGAVSSMIHPLSTATEIAYYLNISKSRFALTLDTFYDKFREVKDTTPLETLILTGIFDSMASTEKAGTNGRHPDPMVRWWHSLMTANYAEALKAEMGTDELAAILYSGGTTGVPKGIMLSNYNFITEGMMVYEWWCKGVGGIDEQPVILAILPIFHGFGLGICCNAMFMGGGQCILVPQFTPEIVADLVVKKRPSFLTGVPTLYDALSTNPVFQGADLSCLKTTTCGADTLPRAVKERFEDVVRKQGGNVTLIEGYGLTEAVTGIMVTPIHAYREGSVGVPLPDMLAKVVRIGTMEEAAPGEEGELCVSGPAVMQGYLENPGETAEVLKKHADGRIWLHTGDIFSMDKDGYFYFRLRLKRMIKSSGMNVYPAQVEDILYQHPDVAAACVIGVPDERQVERVKAFVVLKDPKTAGPEKADALINFCRDRLIKWSCPREIEFRNSLPLTRVGKIAFNELEKEEIAKLKKDGKYIGNKQA is encoded by the coding sequence ATGTACGAAAAGAAGCCCTGGCTCCAATTCTACGGAGACGTTCCGCAATCATTGGACTATCCCCGGGTTACCATGTACGAGGCGTTGATGCAGACGGCGGCCCGCTACCCGCAGCGTCTCGCCTTTGATTTCATGGATTGTACGTCCACTTATGAACAGTTTGCTAAAGATATCGATACATGCAGTAACGCCCTGGCCGCCCTCGGGCTGAAAAAGGGTGATCGTATTACAATCTCCATGCCTACTTCGCCCCAGGGGCTGATCTGCTTCTACGCCGCGAACAAACTAGGAGCTGTTTCCAGCATGATACACCCGCTGTCCACGGCGACGGAGATCGCATACTATCTGAATATCAGCAAAAGCAGGTTCGCCCTGACCCTCGATACGTTCTACGATAAATTCCGGGAGGTGAAAGACACAACCCCTCTCGAAACACTGATCCTTACAGGGATTTTCGATAGCATGGCTAGCACGGAGAAAGCCGGGACCAATGGCCGCCATCCAGACCCGATGGTGCGCTGGTGGCATAGTCTGATGACGGCGAACTATGCGGAGGCACTAAAGGCCGAAATGGGCACTGACGAACTGGCGGCCATCCTCTACAGCGGGGGAACCACCGGTGTTCCCAAGGGAATCATGCTTTCCAACTACAATTTCATTACTGAAGGGATGATGGTCTATGAATGGTGGTGCAAAGGTGTGGGCGGCATCGATGAACAGCCGGTCATACTGGCCATTCTACCTATTTTTCATGGGTTCGGCCTCGGCATCTGCTGCAACGCCATGTTTATGGGCGGAGGTCAGTGCATCCTTGTTCCCCAGTTCACGCCGGAAATTGTGGCCGACCTGGTGGTAAAGAAACGCCCCAGCTTCCTGACCGGAGTGCCGACTCTGTATGACGCCCTCAGCACAAATCCCGTTTTTCAGGGTGCCGACCTCAGCTGCCTCAAAACGACCACCTGCGGCGCCGATACCCTGCCCAGGGCTGTCAAAGAACGTTTTGAGGATGTGGTCAGAAAACAGGGGGGCAATGTCACTTTGATCGAAGGCTACGGATTAACGGAGGCGGTGACGGGTATTATGGTCACACCGATCCATGCCTATCGTGAAGGAAGTGTGGGCGTGCCTCTGCCGGACATGCTGGCGAAGGTCGTGCGTATTGGGACAATGGAAGAGGCGGCTCCCGGCGAGGAAGGCGAGCTGTGCGTCAGCGGTCCCGCTGTCATGCAGGGGTATCTTGAAAATCCCGGGGAGACGGCCGAGGTGCTCAAAAAGCACGCTGACGGGCGAATCTGGCTCCATACGGGGGATATCTTCAGCATGGATAAGGACGGCTATTTTTACTTCAGGCTGCGGCTCAAGCGTATGATTAAGTCCTCCGGCATGAATGTGTACCCGGCTCAGGTGGAAGACATCCTTTACCAGCATCCGGATGTCGCCGCGGCTTGCGTTATCGGCGTCCCGGATGAGAGGCAGGTCGAGCGGGTTAAAGCCTTTGTCGTGCTTAAAGATCCCAAAACCGCCGGTCCGGAAAAGGCCGATGCTCTGATTAATTTTTGCCGTGATCGTCTGATCAAGTGGTCCTGTCCGCGGGAAATAGAGTTCAGAAATAGTCTCCCTCTGACACGGGTCGGGAAGATCGCCTTCAACGAACTGGAAAAAGAGGAGATTGCCAAACTCAAAAAAGACGGCAAGTATATCGGTAATAAGCAGGCATAA
- a CDS encoding sugar phosphate isomerase/epimerase — protein MRLGFCTMGYLDYTTLEEAVRRIGRMGYKVVDFWAYSPHLGPDLYDKKARQQVMKVVKESGLEAVALSVNGGGLALHLNFSHSVEAIRKKSVEYYIDCVDMAADMGIPMVNMISGHMIHGTRREQAWEWNRECMREVVKRAEEKRIMMAIHTLTWCESRVVVTLDDALQMMREINSPNCKVMIDTADQNITDPNLSDAVRKAGKDLVYVHCNDNDGVGQGDVHLPPGRGSVNWKVFFSALKEIKYSGDLTIQVHTGHPVDIDAWAMESKAYLENVLKQM, from the coding sequence ATGCGCTTAGGTTTTTGCACGATGGGCTACCTCGATTACACAACGCTGGAGGAGGCTGTAAGGAGAATCGGCCGGATGGGATACAAAGTGGTTGACTTCTGGGCCTACAGCCCTCATCTCGGCCCTGATCTGTATGATAAAAAGGCCCGCCAACAGGTAATGAAAGTAGTAAAAGAATCCGGCCTGGAAGCGGTGGCGCTGTCGGTCAACGGAGGCGGACTGGCGCTTCACCTTAACTTCTCTCATTCAGTGGAAGCGATCAGGAAGAAGTCCGTGGAATATTATATCGACTGCGTTGATATGGCGGCCGATATGGGGATCCCCATGGTTAATATGATATCCGGGCACATGATACATGGCACACGGCGGGAACAGGCGTGGGAATGGAATCGTGAATGCATGCGTGAAGTCGTCAAGCGCGCCGAAGAGAAACGCATCATGATGGCAATTCACACGCTCACCTGGTGTGAATCGCGTGTGGTGGTTACGCTGGATGATGCGCTTCAAATGATGAGGGAGATCAATTCGCCCAACTGCAAGGTCATGATCGATACAGCCGATCAGAATATCACCGATCCGAACCTTTCCGATGCCGTCCGCAAGGCCGGAAAGGACCTTGTCTATGTTCACTGCAACGACAACGACGGTGTCGGGCAGGGTGACGTCCATCTTCCGCCGGGGCGCGGCTCGGTTAACTGGAAGGTCTTCTTTTCCGCACTGAAAGAAATAAAGTATTCCGGTGATTTAACGATCCAGGTGCATACGGGACATCCGGTTGATATCGACGCCTGGGCAATGGAGTCAAAAGCCTATCTGGAAAATGTATTGAAGCAGATGTAA
- a CDS encoding MBL fold metallo-hydrolase, protein MPLSGLREVDRLEITVLVDNYTDLLLLLSTDVVKRPTHMRFPDVPLAEHGLSCLLKIYAGQEEHVVMMDAGVSSHCLFHNAGVLNAALDSVESVILSHGDFDHIGGLPDFLKQTKKEMQVFAHPDAFLERRLNIAPLGLLADLPSLKEALIKKNNVVLQKRKEPSLVASDLVLLSGEIARTTDFEKGFPWAEAKIDDKWVVNPFNDDQGIAVNIKGRGLVILSGCAHAGIINTVRYLQKISGIEKVHAVLGGFHLSGPIFEPIIGPTIAQMKEIGVDYVVPMHCTGFKATTQFASLMPEQYLLNSVGTTYVFA, encoded by the coding sequence ATGCCGCTATCCGGTTTAAGAGAAGTTGACAGGCTTGAGATTACAGTGCTGGTGGACAACTATACAGACCTGCTTTTATTGCTGAGCACGGATGTAGTTAAACGCCCCACACATATGAGATTCCCCGATGTGCCTCTGGCAGAGCATGGATTGTCCTGCCTTCTGAAAATTTACGCCGGACAAGAGGAACACGTGGTAATGATGGATGCGGGAGTTTCATCGCACTGTCTTTTCCATAACGCAGGTGTATTGAACGCCGCACTTGACTCGGTCGAGTCCGTCATCCTGAGCCATGGCGACTTTGACCACATCGGCGGCCTGCCGGACTTCTTAAAACAGACAAAAAAAGAAATGCAGGTGTTCGCTCATCCCGATGCATTTCTCGAACGCCGTCTCAATATAGCGCCCCTTGGTTTGCTGGCCGATTTGCCGTCTTTGAAAGAGGCATTAATCAAGAAAAACAATGTGGTTCTTCAGAAGAGGAAAGAACCTTCATTAGTGGCTTCGGATCTTGTTTTGTTGTCGGGAGAAATCGCGCGCACTACCGATTTTGAAAAAGGTTTCCCCTGGGCTGAAGCGAAAATCGATGATAAATGGGTTGTTAATCCCTTTAATGACGATCAGGGAATCGCGGTTAATATAAAAGGTCGTGGGTTGGTGATTTTGAGCGGATGTGCGCACGCGGGAATCATAAACACCGTCAGGTATCTGCAGAAAATTTCAGGAATTGAGAAGGTCCACGCCGTCCTGGGTGGTTTTCATTTAAGCGGCCCGATATTCGAACCAATCATCGGGCCGACCATTGCACAAATGAAAGAGATCGGCGTTGATTACGTGGTGCCGATGCATTGCACGGGATTTAAAGCTACCACACAATTCGCCTCCCTGATGCCCGAGCAATACCTGCTGAATAGCGTGGGTACGACCTATGTATTCGCATAG
- a CDS encoding Crp/Fnr family transcriptional regulator yields the protein MTANSSKAFGQNVQDALNLSIIASFPPSAIDKMLSDALLINVPSGSILYREYDPSRMGLVVGGLIREYRVFPDGRNVTFGYHRAGDVLGIPLTILGPLQVNGHAMVESSLLLFNPATFKTLLKTEVSVCWITVEYVCREFNRVVDELTGNIYGSASERIARHLLELAARSTDNQIPMAKATHQEVADSIGVTRETVSRVIHQLELDKTLRSSRGYVIIDDLQGLHSLAQHKHIIDKSVRR from the coding sequence GTGACGGCGAATTCGAGTAAGGCATTTGGTCAAAATGTGCAGGACGCACTTAATTTGAGCATTATCGCTTCCTTCCCTCCTTCAGCGATCGATAAAATGCTCAGCGACGCCTTGCTGATCAATGTTCCTTCGGGCAGTATCCTGTATCGCGAATATGATCCATCCAGGATGGGGCTGGTTGTCGGGGGACTTATTCGTGAATACAGGGTTTTTCCGGATGGAAGGAACGTTACGTTCGGCTATCATCGTGCCGGAGACGTGCTCGGTATTCCACTTACCATACTGGGGCCTTTACAGGTGAACGGTCATGCCATGGTGGAAAGCTCCTTATTATTGTTTAACCCGGCCACATTTAAGACACTGCTTAAAACGGAGGTATCTGTTTGCTGGATAACTGTGGAATATGTATGCAGGGAGTTCAACCGTGTAGTAGATGAACTGACAGGAAATATTTACGGCAGCGCCAGTGAGCGGATAGCCAGGCATCTGCTGGAGCTTGCCGCTCGCAGTACAGATAATCAGATACCAATGGCAAAGGCCACACATCAGGAAGTTGCAGATTCAATAGGTGTGACACGTGAAACCGTCTCCCGGGTGATTCATCAACTGGAATTGGATAAAACTTTAAGATCCAGCAGGGGTTACGTAATAATCGACGATCTCCAGGGCCTGCATTCACTGGCACAACACAAGCACATAATAGACAAGTCTGTGCGCCGGTAG